From Pseudanabaena sp. PCC 6802, one genomic window encodes:
- the rplA gene encoding 50S ribosomal protein L1, producing MTKKISKRLKAAQSKVRPEAYQPLDALELLKETATAKFLESAEAHVRLGIDPKYADQQLRTTVALPKGTGQTIRVAVIARGEKVAEATAAGADIVGSEELIDEISKGMLDFDLLIATPDVMPQVAKLGKLLGPRGLMPSPKGGTVTFDLATAIAEFKGGKIEFRADRTGIVHILFGKTNFEAQDLLANLKALQETIDRNRPSGAKGRYWRSLYVSATMGPSIEVDINALRDMKLGEAA from the coding sequence ATGACCAAAAAGATATCAAAGCGCCTTAAAGCCGCGCAAAGCAAGGTAAGACCAGAGGCATATCAGCCATTGGATGCCCTGGAGCTGTTGAAGGAAACTGCAACAGCCAAGTTTCTAGAATCAGCCGAAGCACACGTTCGGCTCGGGATCGATCCCAAATATGCCGACCAGCAGTTGCGCACGACTGTGGCTTTGCCCAAAGGCACGGGGCAAACTATACGGGTGGCAGTGATTGCCCGTGGGGAAAAAGTTGCCGAGGCAACGGCAGCAGGTGCAGATATTGTGGGTTCGGAAGAGCTAATCGACGAAATTAGCAAGGGCATGCTGGACTTTGACCTGCTGATTGCGACTCCAGATGTGATGCCTCAGGTAGCGAAGTTGGGTAAATTGCTCGGGCCGAGAGGTTTAATGCCATCTCCTAAAGGTGGCACCGTGACGTTCGATCTAGCCACAGCGATCGCGGAGTTCAAAGGTGGTAAAATCGAGTTCCGCGCCGATCGCACGGGTATCGTGCATATTCTATTTGGCAAGACCAATTTTGAAGCGCAGGATCTGCTGGCTAACCTTAAAGCATTGCAAGAGACAATCGATCGCAACCGTCCTTCCGGCGCTAAGGGCAGGTACTGGCGATCGCTCTATGTCTCGGCTACAATGGGGCCGTCGATCGAAGTGGACATTAATGCCTTGCGCGATATGAAGCTTGGAGAAGCTGCATAG
- the rplK gene encoding 50S ribosomal protein L11: protein MAKKVVAIIKLAINAGKATPAPPIGPALGQHGVNIMMFCKEYNARTADQVGTIVPVEISVFEDRSFSFVLKTPPASVLIQKAAGIERGSSEPNRKKVGSITRNQLREIAQIKLPDLNANDVEAAMNIIEGTAKNMGVTITA, encoded by the coding sequence ATGGCAAAAAAAGTCGTAGCAATAATTAAGCTAGCGATTAATGCTGGCAAAGCCACCCCTGCGCCGCCAATTGGGCCTGCCCTCGGTCAGCATGGCGTGAATATCATGATGTTCTGCAAGGAATACAACGCTCGCACTGCCGATCAGGTCGGTACGATCGTCCCTGTAGAAATTTCTGTATTTGAAGATCGCAGTTTTTCCTTTGTACTGAAAACGCCTCCTGCGTCAGTACTGATTCAGAAAGCTGCTGGAATTGAACGCGGTTCTAGCGAGCCAAATCGCAAGAAAGTGGGATCGATCACCCGCAATCAGTTACGTGAAATTGCCCAAATTAAGTTGCCCGATCTGAATGCTAATGATGTGGAAGCAGCAATGAACATTATTGAAGGCACCGCCAAAAACATGGGCGTGACAATTACCGCTTGA
- the nusG gene encoding transcription termination/antitermination protein NusG, with protein sequence MFAEDRTSEDEFSLSEGTDGAHWYVVQVASGCEKRVKANLEQRIKTLDVQEKFLQIEIPQTPTIKLKKDGTRQTAQEKVFPGYVLIRMYMDDDAWQVVKNTPHVINFVGTEQKRHYGRGRGHVTPRPIGNAEAERIFRVTAEQEPVVKFDMAAGDKIKVLSGPFKDFEGEVIEVSPERSKLKALLSIFGRDTPVELEFNQIEKLS encoded by the coding sequence ATGTTTGCAGAAGATCGTACCTCAGAAGATGAGTTCAGTCTGTCTGAGGGAACTGACGGAGCGCATTGGTATGTCGTGCAGGTAGCTTCTGGTTGTGAAAAACGCGTAAAAGCTAATTTGGAGCAACGCATCAAAACGCTTGACGTGCAAGAAAAGTTCTTGCAGATAGAAATACCGCAAACGCCTACCATTAAGCTCAAAAAAGATGGCACCCGTCAAACCGCCCAGGAAAAGGTCTTCCCTGGGTATGTTCTCATCCGCATGTACATGGATGATGATGCATGGCAGGTGGTGAAAAATACACCGCACGTCATCAACTTTGTCGGCACCGAGCAGAAGCGTCACTATGGTCGCGGTCGCGGTCACGTTACTCCTCGTCCCATTGGCAATGCTGAGGCAGAGCGAATATTTCGCGTCACGGCAGAGCAAGAACCCGTGGTCAAATTTGATATGGCGGCTGGAGACAAGATTAAGGTTTTGTCCGGGCCATTCAAAGACTTTGAAGGTGAAGTAATTGAAGTTAGCCCAGAACGTAGTAAGCTCAAGGCTTTGCTCTCTATCTTCGGTAGGGATACGCCCGTTGAGTTGGAATTCAACCAGATCGAAAAGCTGAGTTAA
- the secE gene encoding preprotein translocase subunit SecE: MTKNEVKDLKDKADKSKEVSDTEQKASFADFFKDTKAELDKVVWPSRQQLISESAAVLLMVVAAATLIYLVDGLFGWVALQVFR; the protein is encoded by the coding sequence ATGACTAAGAACGAAGTCAAAGATCTAAAAGATAAAGCTGATAAGTCTAAAGAAGTCTCAGATACCGAGCAAAAAGCTAGCTTTGCTGACTTTTTCAAGGATACTAAGGCTGAGTTAGATAAGGTTGTTTGGCCTTCGCGCCAGCAACTAATCAGCGAGTCGGCGGCTGTTTTACTCATGGTCGTAGCGGCAGCGACATTGATCTACTTGGTCGATGGTCTATTTGGTTGGGTCGCGTTACAGGTATTTCGATAA
- the rplS gene encoding 50S ribosomal protein L19 translates to MNAQAIIRSVEAKHLKSDIPKIYVGDTVKVGVRIQEGGKERTQPYEGTVIAMHNGGISSTITVRKVFQGVGVERVFLVHSPKIESIKIVRRGSVRRAKLYYLRDRVGKATRVKQRFDRAI, encoded by the coding sequence ATGAACGCCCAGGCGATTATTCGTTCAGTTGAAGCCAAGCACCTCAAATCGGACATTCCCAAGATTTATGTTGGGGATACTGTCAAAGTGGGTGTCCGAATTCAAGAAGGCGGTAAAGAGCGTACTCAGCCCTACGAGGGCACAGTTATTGCCATGCACAATGGTGGCATAAGTTCCACCATTACCGTGCGCAAGGTGTTTCAAGGAGTTGGTGTAGAGCGAGTTTTTCTCGTGCATTCCCCTAAAATTGAAAGCATCAAGATTGTGCGTCGTGGCAGCGTGCGCCGTGCTAAGCTATATTACTTGCGCGATCGCGTTGGTAAGGCAACTCGCGTTAAACAACGGTTTGACCGCGCAATTTAG
- a CDS encoding YqiA/YcfP family alpha/beta fold hydrolase → MTEINSAITYLYLHGFASGTQSTKAQFLRSRFAECGITLHVPDLNLSDFSSVTLTKQLNYLRDRFADKRLIVIGSSLGGLLAGLMASKMPEVERLVLLAPAFGFHERLVANLGAEEIERWQANGSADFYHYGLKQVVPLHYEFFADAQTHSETLLQRELPISILHGVNDEVVPVSVSQDFAALHPHVTLELLDSDHGLVNVLDTIWQKIEAFAVEID, encoded by the coding sequence TTGACTGAAATAAACTCTGCAATTACTTATCTCTATCTCCATGGCTTTGCGTCTGGCACTCAATCTACAAAGGCACAATTTTTACGATCGCGCTTCGCAGAATGTGGCATCACCCTACACGTACCCGATCTGAATCTGAGCGATTTTTCAAGCGTCACCCTGACAAAGCAACTAAATTATTTGCGCGATCGCTTCGCCGACAAACGACTAATTGTAATTGGCTCTAGCTTGGGTGGTTTGTTGGCTGGTCTAATGGCAAGTAAGATGCCTGAAGTCGAACGCTTAGTGTTATTAGCACCTGCTTTCGGCTTTCACGAACGTTTAGTCGCTAATTTAGGCGCGGAGGAGATCGAGCGCTGGCAAGCTAATGGTAGCGCGGATTTCTATCACTATGGACTCAAACAAGTCGTGCCGCTGCATTATGAATTCTTTGCAGACGCGCAAACTCACAGCGAAACACTTTTGCAGCGCGAATTACCAATTTCGATCTTGCATGGCGTTAACGATGAGGTCGTACCAGTTAGCGTCAGTCAGGATTTTGCGGCTTTGCATCCCCATGTCACCCTAGAACTGCTAGATAGCGACCACGGTTTGGTTAATGTCTTGGATACGATCTGGCAAAAGATCGAAGCATTTGCGGTTGAGATTGATTGA
- a CDS encoding universal stress protein has product MFNKILAAIDASECSKQVFETALSLAKLNNAELMLLHVISPLDEGYPTLIFPGAADVYPSLYEEAIESYKQQWQEFEQQGLDILRSLASQARELGVTVEFRQPTGDPGKNICNIARSWEAGLIVVGRRGHKGLSELLLGSVSNYVLHHAPCSVLTLQGIAGTSTESDRADAQVVGATR; this is encoded by the coding sequence ATGTTTAACAAAATTCTGGCTGCCATAGACGCTTCGGAATGCAGCAAGCAAGTCTTCGAGACGGCTTTATCTTTGGCAAAGCTCAACAATGCCGAGCTGATGCTCTTGCACGTTATATCTCCACTCGATGAGGGTTATCCCACACTGATCTTCCCTGGTGCCGCAGATGTTTACCCTTCTCTTTATGAAGAAGCGATCGAAAGTTACAAGCAGCAGTGGCAGGAATTCGAGCAACAAGGACTCGATATTTTGCGATCGCTAGCCAGTCAAGCCAGAGAGCTAGGTGTAACTGTAGAATTTAGACAGCCCACCGGCGATCCTGGCAAAAATATTTGCAATATCGCTCGCAGTTGGGAAGCAGGGCTGATTGTAGTGGGGCGACGAGGACATAAAGGACTAAGCGAACTTCTACTAGGCAGTGTTAGCAACTACGTGCTTCACCACGCTCCTTGCTCGGTTTTGACCTTGCAGGGGATTGCTGGCACCTCCACGGAATCAGATCGAGCGGATGCTCAGGTAGTAGGTGCCACGCGGTAA
- a CDS encoding S41 family peptidase: protein MPRLKLPTTIKHRYFFVAIASILLGLLYWSIAPVFSSNQPATALFEQVWETVNSRFYDSNFNGVDWQALRGQYRSRVVEARSKEAPAIAINQMLSELKTSHTRLYTPDEPAYYQVLGIFQPRIPDLRKQLQPFFPKGKIEYSDIGIFTHNLDGKIFVRAILDGSPAMQANLLVGDRLLSVDGQPFHPTQSFSGKAGQTVNLQIQRSAASNSLQTIQVTPRMFDTTKMFLEAQRASTQIIKRSGKAIGYTHIWSYAGEQYQSQLEEDLIYGQIKDADALVLDLREGWGGAPITALNIYGSDRLNLTSILRDGKRSTIHAQWHKPVVMLVNENSRSAKEILAYGLQQNRLGTVVGTRTAGAVVGGFPFLMANGDLLYVAVTDVLINGNVRLEGKGVQPDIEVPFPLPYAQGIDPQKERAIETALAAAQKKS from the coding sequence ATGCCGCGATTAAAGCTTCCTACCACCATCAAGCACCGATACTTTTTTGTCGCGATCGCCAGCATATTGCTTGGACTGTTGTACTGGTCGATCGCTCCGGTATTCAGCAGTAATCAACCAGCTACTGCCCTATTCGAGCAAGTTTGGGAGACAGTAAACAGTCGCTTTTACGATTCCAACTTTAACGGCGTGGATTGGCAGGCTCTGCGGGGACAATATCGATCGCGAGTAGTTGAAGCGCGATCGAAGGAAGCACCCGCGATCGCGATTAACCAGATGCTTTCCGAGTTAAAGACATCGCACACGCGACTCTATACACCTGACGAACCAGCCTACTATCAGGTTTTAGGCATCTTTCAACCCCGCATTCCAGATTTGCGCAAGCAACTGCAACCTTTCTTTCCCAAAGGCAAGATCGAGTACAGCGACATTGGTATATTCACTCACAATTTGGATGGCAAAATCTTTGTCAGAGCCATCCTGGATGGCAGTCCGGCCATGCAAGCAAATCTATTAGTCGGAGATCGATTGCTCAGTGTGGACGGGCAACCTTTCCATCCCACTCAATCGTTCTCAGGCAAAGCGGGTCAGACTGTCAACCTACAGATTCAGCGTTCAGCAGCATCCAATAGTTTGCAAACAATTCAGGTTACACCTCGAATGTTCGATACGACTAAGATGTTCCTGGAGGCACAAAGAGCCAGCACTCAGATTATCAAGCGATCTGGGAAAGCAATTGGATACACTCATATCTGGTCCTATGCTGGAGAGCAATATCAGAGCCAACTAGAAGAAGACCTGATTTACGGTCAGATCAAGGATGCAGATGCCTTAGTATTAGATCTGCGCGAGGGTTGGGGTGGAGCGCCAATTACGGCATTGAATATCTATGGCAGCGATCGCTTAAACCTGACCAGCATTTTACGAGATGGCAAGCGATCGACGATTCACGCGCAATGGCATAAGCCTGTTGTCATGTTGGTCAATGAGAACAGTCGCAGCGCCAAGGAAATTCTGGCGTATGGACTTCAGCAGAATCGACTTGGCACTGTGGTTGGCACCAGAACAGCAGGCGCAGTTGTGGGAGGATTCCCCTTTTTGATGGCGAATGGAGATTTGCTGTATGTAGCAGTAACTGACGTACTGATAAACGGAAACGTGAGACTGGAAGGGAAGGGCGTGCAGCCAGATATTGAGGTTCCGTTTCCTTTACCCTACGCGCAGGGTATCGATCCGCAAAAAGAACGAGCGATCGAGACTGCACTGGCAGCCGCACAAAAGAAAAGCTAG
- a CDS encoding IS5 family transposase has product MRRSYNTDLSNQEWEIIAPMLPKPSKWGRPPKTNMRELLNAIFYILKNGCTWQNLPHDFPPYSTVYFYWQRWERTGLLEEINRKLSQQFREKVSKEATPSLVSIDSQSVKTTESAGSRGFDGGKQIKGRKRFAMVDTLGLVVKVLVCAANIGERAGAKQLLQNLTSPLPRLEKILVDAGFSGDEITQWVNDNFGWLWEVSKRADNQKGFVVESKRWVVERTFAWLGNCRRLSKDYEFYEQMSESFIYLALIRKMLRNLATATS; this is encoded by the coding sequence ATGCGCCGATCCTATAATACCGATTTATCCAACCAAGAATGGGAAATTATCGCACCCATGCTACCCAAACCATCAAAATGGGGTAGGCCACCCAAAACAAATATGCGAGAGTTACTGAATGCCATTTTCTATATACTCAAAAATGGTTGTACATGGCAGAATCTACCCCATGACTTTCCGCCTTACTCAACGGTCTATTTCTACTGGCAAAGGTGGGAAAGAACTGGGCTACTGGAGGAGATTAATCGCAAATTGAGCCAACAATTTAGGGAAAAGGTTAGTAAAGAGGCGACCCCAAGCTTGGTGAGTATCGATAGCCAGAGTGTGAAGACAACAGAAAGTGCGGGCAGTCGAGGTTTTGATGGCGGTAAGCAAATCAAGGGCAGAAAACGCTTCGCTATGGTTGACACCTTGGGCTTAGTTGTAAAGGTGTTGGTGTGTGCAGCTAACATCGGTGAAAGAGCAGGAGCTAAGCAGTTGTTACAGAATCTCACATCTCCATTACCACGATTAGAGAAAATTCTGGTTGATGCTGGATTCTCTGGTGATGAAATCACACAATGGGTCAACGACAACTTCGGATGGCTTTGGGAAGTTAGCAAACGGGCAGACAATCAGAAAGGTTTTGTAGTGGAGTCAAAGCGTTGGGTGGTAGAGCGAACCTTTGCTTGGTTAGGTAATTGTCGTAGACTAAGCAAGGATTATGAATTTTATGAGCAAATGTCTGAATCGTTTATTTACTTGGCTTTAATCCGCAAAATGCTAAGAAATCTGGCAACTGCGACTTCCTAA
- a CDS encoding phosphotransferase family protein produces the protein MTFSLSSQNVFDYLRDLGLCEESDREQTHIEPKIAKNFNLLLSFPNRRKLLVKQERVNPTGKRAGEFLREWRFHKLLEQVPRLYHLRSLVSELVHFNEQDSVIAFNYLDSYRDLSDFYLKGKSYPTEVATVTGVVLASIHRATFNCQEYRDFMTEYCGDRFPDLPSYAMRSLDRLSPEIFGQAPADAIKFFVLYQRYDSLSKAISEAIATAKSCCVIHSDLKLSNILLDLDWDRNYHLVDISGNGKHSIVRAIDWERSTWGDPAWDLGALIASYLQLWLSSLVVSKSMSIEESLRLATIPLEKLQPSIAAFTEAYLKHFPELIEYRPDFLKRIVQFAGLSLIEQIQAAIQYQKTFGNAGICTLQVAKSLLCRPEQSIPTIFGEAAFKLSHLFCVPA, from the coding sequence ATGACATTTTCATTAAGCTCCCAAAATGTATTTGATTACTTAAGAGATCTGGGTCTGTGCGAAGAGTCCGATCGCGAGCAAACTCATATCGAACCCAAAATCGCAAAAAACTTCAATCTCCTGTTGAGTTTTCCCAATCGCCGCAAGCTTCTAGTGAAGCAAGAGCGGGTCAATCCAACAGGTAAAAGAGCGGGAGAATTTTTGCGCGAATGGCGATTTCACAAGTTGCTCGAACAGGTTCCAAGGTTATATCACCTGCGATCGCTGGTATCTGAGTTAGTTCACTTTAACGAACAAGACTCCGTAATTGCATTTAATTATCTGGACAGCTACCGCGACCTATCGGATTTTTATCTCAAGGGTAAATCTTACCCAACTGAGGTTGCAACGGTTACTGGCGTAGTCCTGGCATCGATCCATCGGGCTACTTTCAATTGCCAGGAATACCGAGATTTTATGACTGAATATTGCGGAGATCGCTTCCCGGATCTGCCGTCCTATGCCATGCGATCGCTCGATCGCCTCAGTCCTGAGATTTTCGGACAGGCTCCCGCCGATGCCATTAAATTTTTCGTGCTTTATCAGCGTTACGATAGTCTTAGTAAAGCAATCTCCGAAGCGATCGCTACGGCAAAGTCCTGCTGCGTTATCCACAGCGATCTCAAGCTCAGCAATATCCTGCTCGATCTAGATTGGGATCGGAATTACCATCTAGTTGATATCTCAGGCAATGGCAAACATAGTATAGTTCGAGCGATCGACTGGGAACGCTCTACCTGGGGAGATCCGGCCTGGGACTTGGGCGCTCTGATTGCCAGTTATTTGCAGCTCTGGTTGAGTAGCCTGGTAGTCAGTAAATCGATGTCAATTGAGGAGTCACTGCGGCTGGCTACGATCCCTCTAGAAAAACTTCAGCCTTCTATTGCTGCATTTACAGAAGCTTATCTCAAGCACTTCCCCGAGTTAATCGAGTACCGTCCCGATTTCCTCAAGCGCATCGTGCAATTCGCCGGTCTATCGCTCATCGAACAAATTCAAGCAGCTATTCAGTACCAGAAAACTTTTGGCAATGCGGGTATTTGTACGCTTCAGGTTGCTAAAAGCTTGCTATGTCGCCCCGAACAGTCAATTCCCACTATTTTTGGCGAGGCAGCCTTTAAACTTTCCCATCTCTTTTGCGTTCCTGCTTAG
- a CDS encoding T3SS effector HopA1 family protein, which yields MQLLNPPLERLSDLSQDRLLEALNDIASNIEIGADFRIAHPNYKPLEIPEDTIQRFQSVPLELQHKYLSLQLQRFLYGIYYNASMRVAFRKDVDKDDNTVNLSLHQDLENNTFLGMDLKFYHQLHESNCGKGYDDPGWQVLRQEKDGSLAVEKGGLTLHINDDRYLSEISAPFNPSTSVGDRLSLRMPRNLVQNGFYMSVGNAGLSSRTGDRSGNLQDTARIYFHLSPEGAVAVMASLTQRLNAINLPFSFKVLYNPSNYDRYDSGVLYFEKSFYPQVREALQALYAETQIYFRPEIPLFTKQLAPGLAVAEEPDLKFTEQESFGTNRCQIVANGLLKAWLAGKNLPEDRLEAIFASFFTLGIAIERPYLNANSEDIYNW from the coding sequence ATGCAGCTTCTCAATCCCCCCCTAGAACGTTTATCCGATCTTTCTCAGGATCGCTTACTAGAGGCACTCAATGATATTGCCTCTAACATTGAGATCGGTGCTGACTTTCGCATTGCCCATCCAAACTATAAACCATTAGAAATTCCGGAAGATACCATACAGCGTTTCCAGTCAGTTCCATTAGAACTGCAACATAAGTACCTAAGCTTGCAACTGCAAAGATTTCTCTATGGAATTTACTATAATGCTTCTATGCGAGTTGCTTTCAGGAAAGATGTCGATAAGGATGACAATACAGTTAATTTATCGCTGCATCAGGATTTGGAGAACAATACCTTTTTAGGTATGGATCTCAAATTCTATCATCAATTGCATGAGAGTAACTGCGGCAAGGGCTATGATGACCCTGGCTGGCAAGTGTTGCGTCAAGAGAAAGATGGAAGCCTGGCTGTCGAAAAAGGAGGGCTGACCCTACATATTAATGACGATCGCTACTTATCCGAAATTAGCGCTCCTTTCAATCCATCTACTTCTGTAGGCGATCGCCTTTCTTTGCGCATGCCGCGTAATTTGGTACAAAATGGCTTCTATATGTCTGTGGGCAATGCAGGTCTAAGCAGTCGCACTGGCGATCGCTCAGGCAATCTTCAAGACACAGCAAGAATCTACTTTCACCTCAGCCCTGAAGGTGCAGTTGCCGTCATGGCAAGTCTCACGCAGAGACTTAATGCGATAAACTTACCTTTCTCATTTAAGGTTCTCTACAATCCCTCAAACTACGATCGCTACGACTCTGGCGTGCTGTACTTTGAGAAAAGCTTTTATCCGCAGGTACGCGAGGCTCTCCAGGCACTCTATGCTGAAACCCAGATATATTTCCGACCAGAAATACCCTTGTTTACCAAGCAACTCGCTCCCGGTCTTGCTGTAGCTGAAGAACCCGATCTCAAATTCACCGAGCAAGAAAGTTTCGGCACAAATCGCTGTCAAATCGTGGCAAACGGCTTGCTCAAGGCATGGCTGGCAGGCAAAAATCTCCCCGAAGATCGTCTGGAGGCAATCTTTGCCAGTTTCTTCACGTTAGGCATCGCGATCGAGCGCCCCTACTTAAATGCTAATTCTGAAGATATCTATAACTGGTAG
- a CDS encoding type IV pilin-like G/H family protein — MNSKHKRSRLLSWRYAGIGISSTFLLALAGCNSIPFAIGTPSPSPVASASPSPTNGTPSPSPSSSPTNETPSPSPSPSPTNGTPSPSPSPTSDDSQRELDTNTSPRQESVRLRQARARHFTGSLNRLSQRYFIQNERFTGDLDRLLREIGGKPNSENYDFGLTIVDEKRAVQTIVVAKRDGLKSYTGLAYVTDGSQTRSIVCESDRETRERPAAPEIANNEAKCPSGYTQLNSRKSYQSRF, encoded by the coding sequence ATGAATAGTAAACACAAGCGTTCGCGGTTGCTCAGTTGGCGCTATGCTGGGATTGGCATTAGCTCTACGTTCTTATTGGCCTTAGCTGGCTGTAACTCTATTCCATTTGCGATCGGCACGCCATCCCCCAGCCCAGTGGCTTCTGCATCTCCATCACCTACAAATGGAACTCCATCCCCATCCCCATCTTCATCACCTACAAATGAGACCCCATCCCCATCCCCATCTCCATCACCTACAAATGGGACTCCATCTCCATCTCCATCACCAACCAGCGATGACTCGCAGAGAGAATTGGATACCAATACGTCTCCGAGGCAAGAATCGGTTAGACTGAGGCAAGCACGAGCCAGACACTTTACTGGCAGTCTCAATCGATTATCTCAGCGCTATTTTATCCAAAACGAGCGCTTTACTGGCGACCTCGATCGGTTATTAAGAGAAATTGGGGGCAAGCCTAATAGCGAAAACTATGACTTTGGCCTCACAATCGTTGATGAGAAAAGAGCAGTCCAAACCATTGTGGTTGCCAAGCGCGATGGGCTAAAGAGCTATACGGGGCTGGCTTATGTGACTGATGGATCGCAAACAAGGTCGATCGTTTGCGAGAGTGATCGCGAGACTCGGGAAAGACCAGCCGCCCCTGAAATTGCTAATAACGAAGCTAAATGTCCTTCGGGATATACGCAGCTCAATTCGAGAAAGTCGTACCAATCCAGATTTTAG
- a CDS encoding DUF433 domain-containing protein has product MTLKELEPQLLALSDNEKAQVIQLLSQGKFFQGRGIEKTPGVCGGSACIAGTRITVWGLVEAYRIGYSEADLLRSYPPLSATDIANAWAYAKAFADEIEAEILANNKIMDEAH; this is encoded by the coding sequence ATGACACTCAAAGAACTAGAGCCTCAATTACTGGCGCTCTCAGACAATGAAAAAGCTCAAGTCATTCAACTTCTGTCGCAAGGGAAATTCTTCCAAGGTCGAGGAATTGAGAAAACACCGGGTGTATGTGGAGGTAGTGCCTGCATTGCTGGAACTCGTATCACTGTTTGGGGATTGGTGGAAGCTTATCGTATTGGTTATAGCGAAGCCGATTTACTCAGGAGCTATCCACCGCTTTCCGCTACTGATATTGCTAATGCTTGGGCATATGCTAAGGCATTCGCAGATGAAATCGAAGCAGAGATCTTAGCCAATAACAAAATTATGGATGAGGCTCATTAG